One Sphingobacteruim zhuxiongii DNA window includes the following coding sequences:
- a CDS encoding SusC/RagA family TonB-linked outer membrane protein codes for MNKLKLEGLLPLLLCLFFVFSWQENAYAQRDLLIHGVVKDASTGTPLSGVSVTDRASKKTTATQDDGSFQITVTQSSTLTFSFIGYKQATIQAGTQTNLQVSLQPDQADLEEVIVVAFGSTKKKDLTGSVASIGAETLEKSQISTISRAFEGAIPGIQFSTNSGQPGADAALRIRGLGSLNASSSPLIVVDGAPYSNGLNSLNPADIETIVVSKDAAANALYGSRASNGLILVTTKKGKSGKTKISFDSRVGISSIGQSDFDKVTDPATYYEYTWQGIYNYAKYFPDRDVKFKNMSDTELRQYASDNLFKANGNALTQRNGLGNYMLYKIPDGTTLIDPATGKLRTDAQLLYQDNWEDYFFKNPIRQEYNVQLNGGSEKTDFLVSLGYMNEPAYVMASNFDRFTGRINLNTQVTDWLKGGASMYYSRTNSDIPGYTGGTVNTNLFTWLNYFSPVNSLFAHDETGAIRYDQSGKMMFDLGNGETYSPYGSTTRLAFNGYSPGIYFQKDFANNKRDVLSGRGFLEASFLSDFKFKVDFSIDNNYTYNKSYANNESGAAARDSQGTISGYWAKSTQVNTVQLLSWAKDFGDHHVDALLGHEFRWERSDNQSGQRYMMLAYDKPSFNNSIGINYLTGGASSSTIEGYFSRVNYNYAEKYYLSGSFRTDGSSYFRNNQWGSFWSIGGAYRISKESFLANQSWIDEIKLRASYGLQGNNAVGATNWADIWSLSNAGNLITPVPSISQTNWSNLDLTWENNYTVDFGIDFNFFNRLSGTFDYFNRDTKNLLFTKPLPASTGRGSRMENSGELNNKGFELDLNYTIIRNDRLRWSVGANASRYRTTLVSMPEGVGSDDYNGGFPQGNFLRGPGRDYYNLYIYRYAGVDQNTGLGMTYKTLKEGDDLSKYPGSNVGDIVTTTGNDGTRYELGTTTPDFVGGFNTNVSYKNFDLSVYASYQTGGKTVSLSYQGLTGNSIGRGIHTDLLNAWTPENRSSNIPMRMLGGTNFGSQPTGGGAGQYSDFAMFSAGYLNLKSITLGYTVPKDALTKLKLERLRFSLAAENLFFLSAKKGVDPRVAFDDGSSVSAFGYPQSRVVSFAINLTL; via the coding sequence ATGAACAAATTAAAGCTAGAGGGGTTACTCCCTCTATTGCTGTGTCTTTTCTTTGTCTTCTCTTGGCAAGAAAATGCTTACGCACAGCGTGATCTCCTGATCCACGGCGTCGTGAAAGACGCTTCGACTGGAACGCCGCTAAGTGGGGTCTCGGTAACTGATCGGGCATCAAAAAAAACGACAGCAACGCAAGACGATGGTTCGTTTCAAATTACTGTCACCCAAAGTAGTACGCTAACCTTTAGTTTTATAGGTTATAAACAAGCGACTATTCAAGCAGGAACTCAAACTAATTTACAAGTTTCTCTGCAACCCGACCAAGCTGACTTGGAAGAAGTTATCGTTGTAGCATTTGGTTCAACGAAGAAAAAAGACTTAACAGGTTCTGTCGCATCAATTGGCGCAGAGACTTTAGAGAAAAGTCAAATTTCAACTATCTCTAGAGCTTTTGAAGGAGCCATTCCAGGTATCCAATTCTCAACAAACTCTGGCCAACCAGGCGCAGATGCAGCTTTGAGGATTCGTGGATTAGGCTCGCTAAATGCTTCTAGCTCGCCTTTAATCGTCGTTGATGGTGCTCCTTACAGCAATGGTTTAAATTCTTTGAACCCTGCAGATATCGAAACAATTGTAGTGTCGAAGGATGCAGCAGCAAATGCTTTATATGGATCAAGAGCTTCAAACGGTTTAATTTTGGTAACCACTAAAAAGGGGAAATCCGGAAAGACTAAGATTTCTTTTGACTCTCGTGTAGGTATCAGTAGCATTGGCCAAAGTGATTTCGACAAAGTAACAGACCCTGCAACGTATTACGAATACACTTGGCAAGGAATTTACAACTACGCAAAATATTTCCCAGATCGCGACGTGAAATTCAAGAATATGAGCGATACAGAATTACGTCAATATGCATCCGACAATTTGTTTAAAGCAAATGGGAATGCCTTAACGCAACGAAATGGTTTAGGAAATTATATGTTATATAAGATCCCTGACGGAACAACGCTTATCGACCCTGCTACAGGTAAATTACGTACAGATGCACAATTGTTATATCAAGATAATTGGGAGGACTATTTCTTCAAAAACCCGATTCGTCAAGAATATAACGTTCAACTAAATGGAGGATCAGAAAAGACCGACTTCCTTGTGTCGTTGGGATATATGAATGAGCCTGCCTACGTTATGGCGTCTAACTTTGATCGCTTCACTGGCCGTATTAATCTAAATACGCAAGTTACAGATTGGTTGAAAGGGGGAGCATCCATGTATTATTCGAGGACAAACTCTGATATTCCGGGCTACACTGGAGGAACGGTTAACACCAACTTATTTACTTGGTTAAACTATTTTAGTCCAGTTAATTCCTTGTTCGCGCACGACGAAACCGGCGCAATACGATACGATCAATCTGGCAAAATGATGTTTGACCTAGGAAATGGAGAGACTTATTCTCCATATGGATCGACAACAAGACTTGCCTTTAACGGATATTCACCAGGGATCTACTTTCAGAAAGACTTTGCAAACAACAAACGTGATGTATTATCTGGTAGAGGGTTTTTAGAAGCAAGTTTCTTAAGTGATTTCAAATTTAAAGTTGACTTTTCTATCGACAACAACTACACGTACAACAAGAGTTATGCAAATAACGAGAGTGGTGCTGCAGCAAGAGATTCTCAGGGAACTATCTCCGGTTATTGGGCGAAGAGCACACAGGTTAATACAGTTCAGTTGTTATCATGGGCTAAAGATTTTGGAGATCACCATGTAGACGCATTGTTGGGACATGAATTCCGTTGGGAACGTAGCGACAATCAAAGCGGGCAACGTTACATGATGCTTGCTTATGATAAACCAAGCTTCAATAACTCGATCGGAATAAACTACCTAACAGGTGGAGCGAGCTCTTCGACTATTGAAGGATATTTCAGTCGTGTAAATTACAACTATGCCGAGAAATATTATTTATCTGGGAGCTTTAGAACCGATGGCTCTTCCTATTTCCGTAATAATCAATGGGGTTCTTTCTGGTCGATTGGTGGAGCCTATCGTATCTCTAAAGAATCTTTCTTAGCTAACCAATCCTGGATTGACGAGATTAAGCTTCGTGCAAGTTATGGCCTTCAAGGAAATAACGCTGTTGGCGCGACAAACTGGGCAGATATTTGGAGCCTTTCGAATGCAGGTAATTTAATAACACCTGTACCTTCCATATCGCAAACGAATTGGTCTAATTTAGATTTAACCTGGGAAAATAACTATACTGTAGACTTTGGTATTGATTTCAACTTCTTCAATAGACTATCGGGTACTTTCGATTATTTTAACAGAGACACTAAAAACCTATTGTTCACGAAGCCACTTCCAGCTTCAACAGGGCGTGGTTCTAGAATGGAGAACTCGGGAGAATTAAACAATAAAGGCTTCGAACTCGATCTTAATTATACAATCATCCGCAATGATCGATTAAGATGGTCGGTTGGCGCAAATGCTTCTCGATACAGAACGACCTTAGTTTCCATGCCTGAAGGTGTAGGAAGTGACGATTACAACGGTGGATTCCCACAAGGAAATTTCCTTCGCGGACCTGGTAGAGACTACTATAACCTTTACATCTATCGTTATGCCGGCGTCGATCAAAATACCGGATTAGGAATGACCTATAAAACGTTGAAAGAAGGTGATGATTTATCCAAATATCCTGGAAGCAACGTTGGAGATATCGTAACAACGACAGGGAACGATGGAACCCGTTATGAATTAGGCACAACGACTCCAGATTTCGTTGGAGGTTTTAATACGAATGTATCGTACAAAAACTTCGATTTATCAGTATACGCAAGTTATCAAACGGGCGGTAAAACCGTATCGTTATCATATCAAGGACTAACAGGAAATAGTATCGGCCGCGGCATACACACCGATTTACTAAATGCTTGGACACCTGAGAACAGAAGTTCTAACATCCCAATGCGTATGTTAGGAGGCACTAATTTCGGTAGTCAACCAACAGGTGGGGGCGCAGGTCAATATTCAGATTTCGCGATGTTTAGCGCAGGTTATTTGAATTTGAAATCAATCACTTTAGGCTATACCGTACCTAAAGATGCTTTAACAAAACTGAAGCTAGAACGTCTTCGTTTTTCATTAGCGGCAGAAAACTTATTCTTCTTATCTGCGAAAAAAGGTGTTGACCCTCGTGTTGCCTTTGACGACGGATCTAGTGTAAGCGCTTTCGGTTATCCACAATCTAGAGTTGTATCCTTCGCCATCAATTTAACCCTGTAA
- a CDS encoding RagB/SusD family nutrient uptake outer membrane protein — MKKNKIYLGLAILSLTFGSCQKLLIIDPESSLTQDDIQEIVKKNPDKILEPLVANLVASINSYSNINSVDTKNYSVNNLLLSLKGNDMVLANSPSWLKGDYEMRSYREESTGRVQVYWGTFYRYIYLANQILTVIPEVNESELTAANKSILRYKATALAIRSFAYTNLMWLYQNDYMNGGKDKLGVPITDATGDPKPRATSAEVWNLIMSDAETAVSLFKKIDGFYTTSRTDVDGSVASSFLVRAALTTGNWDKAVAAANDILTFYPELFNENDYTTSGMSLLSKETIFGYEYSSTSGKGTSSFHGWMNPKSEGGYGGSQGHWMAIDQRLFDKISATDYRKKNFVQDESIDFTYPTSGAKVKFLKYYSLKFAAPKISAAIPEYNQNEIFIRSSEIILAKAEALVRANKDAEAQTALFQLVSKRDPSYVKSTKTGTALFDEIKLQRRIELWGEGGHEFFDNKRWNIAVDRTSSINHSEKKVVPAGKDFTLQIPLNTELSYNDLIQEQNP, encoded by the coding sequence ATGAAAAAGAATAAGATATATTTAGGCTTAGCCATTCTTAGTTTAACCTTCGGATCTTGTCAAAAATTATTGATAATTGATCCAGAAAGTAGTCTTACTCAAGACGACATCCAAGAAATCGTTAAGAAAAACCCGGACAAAATATTAGAGCCGCTAGTAGCAAATTTAGTAGCGTCAATAAACTCGTATAGCAATATCAATTCAGTCGACACCAAAAACTATTCAGTAAATAATTTATTGTTAAGTTTAAAAGGTAACGATATGGTTCTTGCCAATTCTCCAAGTTGGTTAAAAGGCGATTATGAAATGCGTTCTTATCGTGAAGAAAGTACCGGCAGAGTACAAGTTTATTGGGGCACGTTTTACCGCTATATTTACTTGGCTAACCAAATTTTGACTGTGATTCCAGAAGTCAATGAATCCGAATTGACCGCAGCGAATAAGTCCATTTTACGCTATAAAGCAACTGCATTAGCGATACGTTCATTCGCATACACAAACTTAATGTGGCTTTATCAAAATGACTACATGAATGGCGGAAAGGATAAATTAGGGGTACCAATCACTGATGCCACGGGAGATCCAAAGCCTCGCGCAACTTCTGCAGAAGTATGGAACCTAATCATGTCTGATGCTGAAACAGCCGTTTCATTATTCAAGAAAATTGATGGCTTCTATACTACATCAAGAACCGACGTCGACGGAAGTGTGGCTTCTTCCTTTCTAGTTCGTGCAGCTTTAACGACAGGAAATTGGGACAAAGCTGTTGCGGCCGCCAATGATATCCTGACGTTTTATCCAGAGCTTTTTAATGAGAACGACTACACTACTTCTGGCATGTCTCTTTTGAGTAAAGAGACAATATTTGGATACGAATATTCAAGTACGTCTGGTAAAGGAACATCTTCATTCCACGGATGGATGAACCCTAAATCCGAGGGTGGCTACGGTGGATCGCAAGGTCATTGGATGGCGATAGATCAACGTCTTTTTGACAAGATATCTGCAACAGACTACAGAAAGAAAAACTTCGTTCAAGATGAATCGATTGACTTCACGTACCCTACTTCTGGGGCCAAAGTTAAGTTCTTAAAATACTATAGTTTAAAATTTGCGGCACCAAAGATATCAGCAGCTATTCCAGAATACAACCAGAACGAGATTTTCATCCGTTCATCTGAGATTATTTTAGCAAAAGCTGAAGCATTAGTTCGTGCAAATAAAGACGCGGAAGCCCAAACTGCTTTATTCCAATTAGTATCAAAAAGAGACCCTAGCTATGTCAAAAGTACAAAGACTGGAACGGCCTTATTTGATGAGATCAAACTTCAAAGAAGAATTGAACTATGGGGTGAAGGTGGACATGAATTCTTCGATAACAAGCGCTGGAATATCGCTGTCGATAGAACGAGTTCGATCAACCATAGTGAAAAGAAAGTAGTACCAGCAGGTAAAGATTTCACCCTGCAAATCCCTTTGAATACTGAGTTGAGTTATAACGACTTAATTCAAGAACAAAACCCTTAG